A region of the Deltaproteobacteria bacterium HGW-Deltaproteobacteria-6 genome:
CCTGGAAAAAGCTGTCTGGCGTTTGCTCATCTGAGCTGATGAACTGTCAGTTTTTAAAAATATTACGCTCTATGCCAAAGCTTGCTTTGCAGAAGTTTACCTTCAAGCGGTAACATTGTCTTTATCGGTACGATTACGACTATGATGCCTGGAGGGAATGCTGATCGGAAACTACAGTAATGTCCTTTTTCATGTCTATCGGGAAAATGCAGGAAATCCCAATCCGGTATTCCTTCCTTTTCTCTTCAACAACGGGACATCCACGCCTGGGTCATGGTGACCGGAGTAAAGTGAAATACCTTGATGAACTTAAAACAGGCGTGAAATCTCGATTGTCAATGAAAGGGAGGAGCCGATGTTTTCGAAGCCGGCAGGTACAGGATCGAGAAAAGACCCCTGCTCAGTATTTTAGCTGAAGTCGTCAACAAAGTAGTTTCTCTTTTCTTCAAAACGCAGAAACGATCAGAACGGCACAACCTTCCGGCTACCTCACATCAATTGTCAAACCGGCAGTAGGAGACATCGTTTTGGGTTATTTCGAAAAGGCGGCAGACATTTCGTCTTCAGGATTAAGGAAACCATCAACGAATAATCTCTGAATACCCACCCTACTCCTGGCATCGCGGGCAATAAAACGTACTGCGTCCGTTCTGCTTGAGACGTACGATGACTCCTCCGCAGGCACAACAGGCATTGCCCTCTTGGCCATAGGCCTTAAGCTCGTTTTGGTTCTCGCCTTTGCAGCCGTAAAGATCACGCCAATCGGAAATGGATGTTCCCCGTTTTTCGATTCCCCTTTTTAAAATACGCCTTGCCTGACGAAATACCGTCTTCCATTCCCTTTCACTCAGCGTTTCCGCCTGCCGAAAAGGAGATATGCCCGCCTGATGTAGAATCTCACAGGCGTATATGTTTCCGATACCTGCTATCGCCTTCGGATCCATGAGCAATACTTTTACACTCACCTTGCGAGGGGCGTGCAGACTTAGAAATACCTTTTCG
Encoded here:
- a CDS encoding formamidopyrimidine-DNA glycosylase — encoded protein: MPELPEVETLCRQLNAKIAGEKILETIVYDDKLAGLENVKGQMIEKVQRIGKTIVIMLSDGRNIAIHLRMTGRLFWRQDIKLEKHTRWRMTVGAGSVDLLDPRRFATIKIGPKRQSNAMQDLMTDFDEKVFLSLHAPRKVSVKVLLMDPKAIAGIGNIYACEILHQAGISPFRQAETLSEREWKTVFRQARRILKRGIEKRGTSISDWRDLYGCKGENQNELKAYGQEGNACCACGGVIVRLKQNGRSTFYCPRCQE